From Rutidosis leptorrhynchoides isolate AG116_Rl617_1_P2 chromosome 3, CSIRO_AGI_Rlap_v1, whole genome shotgun sequence, a single genomic window includes:
- the LOC139897604 gene encoding uncharacterized protein: MDPTLPLFLVSLFVFSFLVVSQPSFPTSHITVTGSVFCDVCHNNSFTKHSYFLPGVDVHIQCRFQANAPETAEQITFSVNRTTNKYGVYRLDIPSVEGVDCVDGPTIQSFCEATLISSSVSRCNVPSVSSTSKEITVKSRSTNLCIYRVSALSYRPLTRNSTICGKFRINTVEDDKMMSSDSFNSSKFFLPYFPWPQFPPLPPWPSLPPLPQLPPLPQLPPLPQLPPFPSLPPFPPFQFPPLSPTPSLPPLPKLPPLPPLPPLPPLPPSYFPPFSVSPPPPPFDPRTFIPRNPFLSPPPPGFDLRDPRTWIPTFPPSPNSPQSEKP, from the exons atggatccaacacttccTCTGTTTCTTGTTTCTCTGTTTGTTTTTTCGTTTCTTGTAGTCTCCCAGCCGTCGTTCCCAACTTCTCATATCACGGTCACAGGATCCGTTTTTTGTGATGTTTGCCATAATAACTCCTTCACAAAGCACAGTTATTTCTTACCGG GTGTGGATGTTCATATACAATGTAGATTTCAAGCAAATGCACCAGAAACAGCAGAGCAAATTACATTTTCCGTCAACCGAACAACAAATAAATACGGTGTTTACAGATTAGACATACCATCAGTTGAAGGAGTTGATTGTGTAGATGGCCCAACAATTCAGTCATTTTGCGAAGCAACGTTAATATCAAGCTCGGTTTCACGTTGCAATGTCCCTTCTGTATCCTCCACATCTAAAGAGATCACTGTCAAATCAAGATCAACTAATCTTTGTATTTATAGGGTAAGCGCACTCAGTTACAGACCTCTTACAAGAAACTCAACAATTTGTGGGAAATTTCGCATTAATACGGTGGAGGACGACAAAATGATGTCATCAGATTCTTTCAATTCCTCAAAGTTTTTTCTTCCTTATTTTCCTTGGCCTCAATTTCCACCACTGCCGCCATGGCCATCGTTGCCACCGTTACCTCAACTGCCGCCGTTACCACAACTGCCGCCGTTACCGCAACTGCCACCATTCCCTTCATTGCCGCCTTTTCCTCCATTTCAATTCCCGCCGCTTTCACCTACGCCATCATTGCCGCCATTACCTAAACTACCGCCTTTGCCGCCTTTGCCACCACTACCACCATTACCACCATCATATTTCCCTCCTTTTTCAGTTTCACCACCACCACCTCCATTTGATCCAAGAACGTTCATACCACGGAACCCGTTTCTCAGTCCACCGCCACCTGGATTTGATCTAAGAGATCCAAGAACATGGATACCGACTTTTCCACCGTCTCCTAATAGTCCTCAAAGCGAGAAACCATAG